A single region of the Nocardioides aurantiacus genome encodes:
- a CDS encoding antibiotic biosynthesis monooxygenase family protein, which yields MTVIKINAITVPAGSGDELAHRFAARAGAVDGAEGFEGFELLRPTDERAQWLVITRWRDEESFQGWLSSPGFSEGHRSAVERAGGDAPAPVSTHSEVWNYEVAGGSTPG from the coding sequence GTGACCGTCATCAAGATCAACGCCATCACCGTCCCCGCCGGCTCGGGCGACGAGCTCGCCCACCGCTTCGCCGCACGCGCCGGCGCCGTCGACGGCGCGGAGGGGTTCGAGGGCTTCGAGCTGCTCCGCCCCACCGACGAGCGCGCGCAGTGGCTCGTCATCACCCGGTGGCGCGACGAGGAGTCGTTCCAGGGCTGGCTCAGCTCCCCCGGCTTCTCCGAGGGTCACCGCTCAGCCGTCGAGCGCGCCGGCGGTGACGCCCCGGCGCCGGTCTCGACCCACAGCGAGGTCTGGAACTACGAGGTCGCCGGAGGCTCGACGCCCGGGTGA